The sequence TGTATGATGGTTGGTTCCTGTAATGGCCTTGTTTGCGTCTCTACTAAATTTAAACATGAATTTTTAGTAACTAATCCTTGCACTAAAGAGGTTAGAAAACTGCCAATGTTTCCTTACAAAATCGGGATCAATGTATGGGGTTTTGTTTATGATTTTTTAACCGATGATTATAAGGTTGTTGTGGGGCGTAATGAATCCAAACATCATATACGCTTTCAAGTGTTATCTTTAAAATCAGATAAATGGAAATTCGTTGGAGACGGTGATTATTTAAATTATAATACAGATGCTAATACTCGTAATCCTTATTGTGGTATTTTATACGATGGGGCGCTTCATTGGTATATGGATGttacaaagaagaagaagaaagttatTCTTTCTTTTGATTTATCTCTAGAAAAATTCCAAGAAATCCCCTTACCTAATGAAATGGAATATAAAAGTGATGATCGAAACGTACTAGGGTTGTTTGAAGAACGTCTATGCATACTTCGTTACTGTGATGCCGTTGCCAGTTACACCCAAATATGGGTGATGAAAAACTATAATTGTTGGCAACTGCTCCCACCTGATTACGAAGGCACTAAGTATGGTGATGCCATTACTGCACACGTACTGAATTTGACTCCAGACAACACTTGGCGTTTATGTGATGATGATAAAGGAACTATAGATCTGTCTTGGTACAGATGGTATCATATGATCACTTATCCTATTTTTGTCAAATCACTTGTTTCTACcttaaagaaaaagaagaagaataacaAGAGAAAGAGGAGGAAGATACACATGAGGAGGAAGGATAAGGCGTGTTCTTATTATCATTAACGCATCGTTCTTACATGCGCGATGGTATGGACCCCATATTCTGCTTTTTAACGCTTTTTTCTTTAAATATATGATGGTATGAACCATATATGTTCTGCTTTCTTATTACAAATGATGATAT comes from Rutidosis leptorrhynchoides isolate AG116_Rl617_1_P2 chromosome 4, CSIRO_AGI_Rlap_v1, whole genome shotgun sequence and encodes:
- the LOC139841014 gene encoding F-box protein CPR1-like, which codes for MDVVELILARSDVEDVLRFKSICKSWYSLISSDYFVKAHLKRSYNNSREHGSLRILLHWIINNVTNNKLRNCMMVGSCNGLVCVSTKFKHEFLVTNPCTKEVRKLPMFPYKIGINVWGFVYDFLTDDYKVVVGRNESKHHIRFQVLSLKSDKWKFVGDGDYLNYNTDANTRNPYCGILYDGALHWYMDVTKKKKKVILSFDLSLEKFQEIPLPNEMEYKSDDRNVLGLFEERLCILRYCDAVASYTQIWVMKNYNCWQLLPPDYEGTKYGDAITAHVLNLTPDNTWRLCDDDKGTIDLSWYRWYHMITYPIFVKSLVSTLKKKKKNNKRKRRKIHMRRKDKRVTRKLKKEASSKVSPATSSVTSSSSSSSS